The proteins below are encoded in one region of Micromonospora yangpuensis:
- a CDS encoding acyl-CoA dehydrogenase family protein, with product MTVDRILPTDEAHDLLDLATELADRELAPNAAGYEQRAEFPREVLRTLGRAGLLGLPYPEEHGGAAQPYEVYLQVLEILASRWLAVAEAVSVHTLSCYPLAEFGSDEQRSRLPELIGGELIGAYCLSEPQGGSDAAALTTRAVRDGDAYLVTGTKAWITHARVADFYNIFCRTGGPGPKGISCLLADRDTPGIVPQAAEKTMGLHASPVAQIAFDDARVPADRLIGGAGAGFTIAMSALDSGRLGIAACAVGLAQAALDYAVGYARERQQFGQPIIAFQGLGFLLADAATQISAARALTLHAARLRDAGRPYSTEAAKAKLFATDVAMRVTTDAVQVLGGAGYVADHPLERYLREAKVLQIVEGTNQIQRMVISRALAKG from the coding sequence ATGACTGTCGACCGGATCCTACCCACCGACGAGGCACACGACCTGCTCGACCTCGCCACCGAACTCGCCGACCGGGAGCTCGCGCCGAACGCGGCCGGCTACGAACAGCGCGCCGAGTTCCCCCGCGAGGTGCTGCGGACGCTGGGCCGGGCCGGCCTGCTCGGGCTGCCCTACCCCGAGGAGCACGGGGGCGCCGCCCAGCCGTACGAGGTGTACCTGCAGGTGCTGGAGATCCTGGCCAGCCGCTGGCTGGCGGTGGCCGAGGCGGTCAGCGTGCACACCCTGTCCTGCTACCCGCTTGCCGAGTTCGGCAGCGACGAGCAGCGCAGCCGACTGCCGGAGCTGATCGGCGGCGAGCTGATCGGGGCGTACTGCCTCTCCGAACCCCAGGGCGGCTCGGACGCCGCGGCCCTGACCACCCGGGCCGTCCGCGACGGCGACGCGTACCTGGTCACCGGCACCAAGGCCTGGATCACCCACGCCCGGGTGGCCGACTTCTACAACATCTTCTGCCGCACCGGCGGACCCGGCCCCAAGGGCATCTCCTGCCTGTTGGCCGACCGGGACACCCCGGGCATCGTCCCGCAGGCCGCCGAGAAGACCATGGGGCTGCACGCCTCCCCGGTGGCCCAGATCGCCTTCGACGACGCCCGGGTCCCCGCCGACCGGCTGATCGGCGGTGCGGGGGCGGGCTTCACCATCGCCATGTCCGCCCTGGACTCCGGGCGGCTCGGCATCGCCGCCTGCGCCGTCGGCCTGGCCCAGGCCGCCCTCGACTACGCCGTCGGGTACGCCCGCGAACGGCAGCAGTTCGGCCAGCCGATCATCGCCTTCCAGGGACTCGGGTTCCTGCTGGCCGACGCGGCCACCCAGATCTCCGCCGCCCGCGCGCTGACGCTGCACGCGGCCCGGCTGCGCGACGCGGGCCGGCCGTACTCGACCGAGGCGGCGAAGGCGAAGCTGTTCGCCACCGACGTGGCGATGCGGGTGACCACCGACGCGGTGCAGGTCCTCGGCGGTGCCGGCTACGTCGCCGACCACCCGCTGGAGCGGTACCTGCGGGAGGCGAAGGTGCTGCAGATCGTCGAGGGCACCAACCAGATCCAGCGGATGGTCATCTCCCGGGCCCTGGCCAAGGGCTGA
- a CDS encoding 5'-3' exonuclease has product MAHRPLLLVDAPSLYFRAYFGVPESAARAPDGSPVNAVRGFLDMLASLVRSRRPDRLLCALDHDWRPAWRVALLPSYKAHRVAPAGGEEVPDTLTPQVPVILEVLAAIGIPAVGAAGYEADDVLGTLSVTEPAPVEVVSGDRDLFQLVDDARGVRLLYVGRGVAKLDDCDDAAVRARYGVPAAGYADFAALRGDPSDGLPGVPGVGDKTAARLIDRHGSLAGVLAALDEPGAGFAPGLRARLVAARDYLAVAPKVVGVARDVPLPELDTRLPTEPADPERLLALAQRWNLAGSCRRLVDALTDQA; this is encoded by the coding sequence GTGGCACACCGACCCCTGTTGCTCGTCGACGCGCCGAGCCTCTACTTCCGGGCCTACTTCGGCGTTCCCGAGTCGGCCGCCCGGGCCCCCGACGGCAGCCCGGTCAACGCGGTGCGCGGCTTCCTGGACATGCTCGCCTCGCTGGTGCGCAGCCGCCGACCGGACCGGCTGCTCTGCGCGCTGGACCACGACTGGCGGCCGGCGTGGCGGGTGGCGCTGCTGCCGTCGTACAAGGCACACCGGGTCGCCCCGGCCGGTGGCGAGGAGGTGCCGGACACCCTCACCCCGCAGGTCCCGGTGATCCTGGAGGTGCTCGCCGCGATCGGCATCCCGGCGGTCGGCGCGGCCGGTTACGAGGCCGACGACGTGCTCGGCACCCTGTCGGTGACCGAGCCCGCACCGGTGGAGGTGGTCTCCGGCGACCGGGACCTGTTCCAGCTCGTCGACGACGCCCGGGGGGTCCGGCTGCTCTACGTCGGCCGTGGGGTGGCCAAGCTGGACGACTGCGACGACGCGGCGGTGCGGGCCCGTTACGGGGTGCCGGCCGCGGGGTACGCCGACTTCGCGGCGCTGCGCGGCGACCCCAGCGACGGCCTGCCCGGGGTGCCCGGGGTCGGCGACAAGACCGCCGCCCGGCTGATCGACCGACACGGCAGCCTGGCCGGTGTCCTCGCCGCGCTGGACGAGCCGGGGGCGGGTTTCGCGCCGGGGCTGCGGGCCAGGCTGGTGGCCGCCCGCGACTACCTCGCCGTGGCACCGAAGGTGGTCGGGGTCGCCCGGGACGTGCCCCTGCCGGAGCTGGACACCCGGCTACCCACCGAGCCGGCCGACCCGGAGCGATTGCTGGCCCTGGCGCAGCGGTGGAACCTGGCCGGCTCCTGCCGCCGCCTGGTCGACGCCCTCACCGACCAGGCCTGA
- a CDS encoding Lrp/AsnC family transcriptional regulator, with amino-acid sequence MEEIDRSIVTALTADGRLSYTDLAEKVGLSVSAVHQRVRRLEQRGVLKGYTARVSFEALDLPLTAFVAIRPFDPSQPDDAPERLAHLPEIDSCYSVAGDDFYLLLVRVASPVDLERVLQEIRTSANVTTRTTVVLSTPYESRPPRISAAPSPRTRTRPAGEPGSTAG; translated from the coding sequence GTGGAGGAGATCGACCGGTCCATCGTCACCGCGCTGACCGCCGACGGCCGCCTGTCCTACACGGACCTGGCGGAGAAGGTCGGCCTGTCGGTGTCCGCGGTGCACCAGCGGGTCCGCCGGTTGGAGCAGCGCGGCGTGCTCAAGGGCTACACCGCGCGGGTGTCGTTCGAGGCGCTCGACCTGCCGCTGACCGCCTTCGTGGCGATCCGGCCCTTCGACCCGTCGCAACCCGACGACGCCCCGGAACGGCTCGCCCACCTGCCCGAGATCGACTCGTGCTACTCGGTGGCCGGTGACGACTTCTACCTGCTGCTGGTGCGGGTGGCCAGCCCGGTGGACCTGGAACGGGTGCTGCAGGAGATCCGCACCTCGGCGAACGTGACCACCCGGACCACGGTGGTGCTCTCCACCCCGTACGAGAGCCGCCCGCCCCGGATCAGTGCCGCGCCGTCACCGCGGACCCGGACCCGACCGGCGGGGGAGCCTGGTTCCACCGCAGGATGA
- a CDS encoding nuclear transport factor 2 family protein: MTTSNRRALLLSASIATGAALGLSTTASPGHAGPPGTPDGSPGGGRGRGREERNRQLVMAAFARQNSGGSFYDILADDVRWSIVNGRTYDSRAEFLAEGSAPILDRLRTILRMRPLQVWTDGDTVIVHFEADAVALDGLAYHNEYCWILRMRANQVFRVHAFLDMVAVANLVDRVKLPAGR, encoded by the coding sequence ATGACCACCTCGAACAGGCGGGCCCTGCTGCTCTCGGCCTCCATCGCCACCGGGGCCGCGCTGGGGCTCTCGACCACCGCCAGTCCCGGCCACGCCGGCCCGCCCGGTACTCCCGACGGCAGTCCCGGCGGTGGTCGGGGCCGGGGCCGCGAGGAGCGCAACCGGCAGCTCGTCATGGCCGCCTTCGCCCGGCAGAACAGCGGTGGCAGCTTCTACGACATCCTCGCCGACGACGTACGGTGGAGCATCGTCAACGGCCGGACCTACGACAGCAGGGCGGAGTTCCTCGCGGAGGGCTCCGCACCGATCCTCGACCGGCTCAGGACCATCCTGCGCATGCGCCCCCTGCAGGTCTGGACCGACGGGGACACGGTGATCGTCCACTTCGAGGCCGACGCCGTCGCCCTGGACGGCCTGGCGTACCACAACGAGTACTGCTGGATCCTGCGGATGCGGGCGAACCAGGTGTTCCGGGTGCATGCCTTCCTCGACATGGTGGCCGTCGCGAACCTCGTCGACCGGGTGAAACTCCCCGCCGGACGGTAG
- a CDS encoding histidine phosphatase family protein → MGEIMLIRHGETEWSASRRHTSYTDLGLTDNGVRQARALRAALAGHRFAAVLASPRARALRTADLAGLRVDDVDDDLVEWNYGRYEGRTTAEIRGERPDWVIWTDGCPDGESPEQVGARLDRILARVTGLLEQGDVALVAHAHSLRVAGARWIGLPAAGGGLLRLDTATVSALGHEHGRRVILRWNQAPPPVGSGSAVTARH, encoded by the coding sequence ATGGGTGAGATCATGCTGATCCGACACGGCGAGACCGAGTGGAGCGCCAGCCGCCGCCACACCTCGTACACCGACCTGGGGCTCACCGACAACGGGGTCCGGCAGGCCCGCGCGCTGCGGGCCGCCCTCGCCGGGCACCGCTTCGCGGCCGTCCTGGCCAGTCCCCGCGCCCGTGCCCTGCGCACCGCCGATCTGGCCGGGCTGCGGGTGGACGACGTCGACGACGACCTCGTCGAGTGGAACTACGGCCGGTACGAGGGGCGCACCACCGCCGAGATCCGCGGCGAACGCCCCGACTGGGTCATCTGGACCGACGGCTGCCCCGACGGGGAGTCGCCCGAACAGGTAGGTGCCCGCCTCGACCGGATCCTGGCCCGGGTCACCGGGCTGCTGGAGCAGGGCGACGTGGCGCTGGTGGCCCACGCGCACAGCCTGCGGGTCGCCGGTGCCCGGTGGATCGGCCTGCCGGCGGCCGGCGGCGGGCTGCTGCGGCTGGACACCGCCACGGTCAGCGCCCTGGGGCACGAGCACGGGCGGCGGGTCATCCTGCGGTGGAACCAGGCTCCCCCGCCGGTCGGGTCCGGGTCCGCGGTGACGGCGCGGCACTGA